The stretch of DNA CGCGCCGTTGCGGCCGACCAGGGTCACGATCTCACCCCGGCGGACCTCCAGGGAAATCCCCTGCAGGATGTGCGAGTGGCCGTACCAGGCCCTGAGGTTCTGGACCGCGAGCAGCGGTTCGGTTCCGGCGCTCATGCGCTCTTGCCCAAATACACCCGGCGCACCTCCGCATGGGCGCGGATGTCGTCGGGGGTGCCTTCCGCCAGGAGCTGGCCCTGGTGCAGCACGACGAGACGGCGGCACAGGCCCATGACGAGCTTCATCTTGTGCTCGACGAGAATGAGGGTGCGGGTCTCGGCGAGGCGCTGGACGAGGTCCATCATCTCCCGGGTCTCCTCCGGGCTCATCCCGGCCGTCGGCTCGTCGAGGAGCAGCAGGGTCGGCTCGGCCGCGAGCGCCACCGCGATCTCCAGGGCCCGCTGCTCGCCGTGGGCGAGTTCCCGGGCGAGGCGGTCCATCCGGGAGGCGAGGCCGACTTCCGTGAGCAGCTCCTCGGCCCGCTCGGTGAGCACGGGGTAGGCCGAGCGGTGGCGGAAGAACGCGAAGCGGACGCTGCGTGCCTGGGCCGCGACCCGGACGTTCTCGCGCACCGTCAGCTGCGGGAAGACGTTGGTGATCTGGAACGACTTGGCGATGCCCATCCGGGCGAAGTGGTGTGGCGGCGACCCGGTGATGTCCCGCCCCCGGAACAGCACGCGTCCCTCGCTCGGCGGGAAGGCGCCGGAGATCAGGTTGAAGAAGGTCGACTTGCCAGCTCCGTTCGGCCCGATGATCGCGGTGATGCCGCCCTCGGGGAAGCCGACGGTGACGTCCGACAGCGCCCGGAAATGCCCGAACCGCTTGCCGAGCCCCTCCGTGGCGAGGAGCGGCGGCGGAGAGGCGACGGCGGCGGGGGAGGCCGCCAGGGGGGCTGCGCTCACCATCCGGCCCTCCTCAGGCGCGCCATCACCTCGCCCCAGATGCCGAGCGGCAGGAACAGCACGAAGGCGATGAAGATCGCTCCGACGAGGAGCTGCCAGTGGCTCGTCAGCGTCGCGAGCCCGTCCTGCAGCAGCGAGAAGGTCGCGGCGCCGACGAAGGGCCCGAAGAAGGTCCCCATGCCGCCGAGCAGCGCCATCATCACCGCCTGCCCGGAGGTCGCGTAATGCATCGTCTCGATCGGCACGATCGAGAGGTGGATCGCCTGAAGCGCTCCGGCGAGACCGCACAGGGCGCCGGAGAGGATGAAGGCCACGAGCTTCATCCGACGCACGTCGTAGCCGCAGGCCTGCGCCCGCCCCTCGTTCTCGCGGATCGCCTCCAGGGCCGCGCCGAAGGGCGAAGACAGGAGTCGCGAGAACAGCCAGACCGCCGCGCCGACGACGGCGAGCACCGCATAGTACTTTACCATCGGGTCGAGCAGGTTGAGGGTGAGGCCCGGCAGGGCGAGGTTCTGGACGTTGATGCCGCGCAGGCCGTTCTCGCCGCCGGTGA from Methylobacterium aquaticum encodes:
- a CDS encoding ABC transporter ATP-binding protein, giving the protein MVSAAPLAASPAAVASPPPLLATEGLGKRFGHFRALSDVTVGFPEGGITAIIGPNGAGKSTFFNLISGAFPPSEGRVLFRGRDITGSPPHHFARMGIAKSFQITNVFPQLTVRENVRVAAQARSVRFAFFRHRSAYPVLTERAEELLTEVGLASRMDRLARELAHGEQRALEIAVALAAEPTLLLLDEPTAGMSPEETREMMDLVQRLAETRTLILVEHKMKLVMGLCRRLVVLHQGQLLAEGTPDDIRAHAEVRRVYLGKSA